A region of Cloacibacillus sp. DNA encodes the following proteins:
- a CDS encoding signal peptidase II: MAAGREEAFMVAHVAEWIKNKKLLSLFCFFCALVAADRITKLAAISFFARVSRNSGVSFGMLTGSEPRLLIFLNLAAAIFLLFMIFTMRRRPMPLLAGVAAMLAGAVGNLADRIIYCHVVDWMPLPFLNGQFFSGFFPSGLAVNLADLYLITGALVVFVALVKGVFSELK, from the coding sequence GTGGCTGCTGGAAGGGAAGAGGCGTTCATGGTCGCGCACGTGGCAGAGTGGATAAAAAATAAAAAACTACTTTCGCTCTTTTGTTTTTTTTGTGCGCTTGTTGCGGCTGACCGCATTACAAAGCTTGCCGCCATCTCTTTCTTTGCGCGGGTGAGCCGCAACAGCGGTGTCTCTTTTGGTATGCTGACCGGTTCTGAGCCGCGCTTGCTCATATTTTTGAATTTAGCCGCCGCGATATTTCTTTTATTTATGATCTTTACAATGCGCCGGCGTCCGATGCCGCTTCTTGCCGGAGTGGCTGCGATGCTTGCGGGCGCCGTTGGCAACTTGGCGGACAGGATTATTTATTGCCACGTTGTAGACTGGATGCCGCTGCCTTTTTTGAACGGCCAGTTCTTTAGTGGATTTTTCCCGAGCGGACTTGCCGTCAATCTTGCCGACCTCTACCTTATAACCGGAGCGCTTGTTGTTTTTGTAGCGCTTGTTAAAGGCGTTTTTTCTGAACTAAAATAA
- the tadA gene encoding tRNA adenosine(34) deaminase TadA, which yields MDDIFYMREALAEARAAAACGEIPIGAVVVKDGEIIGRGHNTRKLDNAPLGHAELAALSQAAERLNNWRFDGCSIYVTLEPCIMCSGALMQCRVSRVVFGAKDPKGGGCGSLYCIPKDSRIYHRPELSAGILKEECAALLSDFFIKKRTERASRNSE from the coding sequence ATGGATGATATTTTTTATATGCGGGAGGCGCTGGCAGAGGCGCGCGCCGCCGCCGCGTGCGGCGAGATCCCTATAGGCGCCGTCGTTGTGAAGGACGGCGAAATAATCGGCCGCGGCCATAACACAAGAAAGCTAGACAACGCCCCATTGGGGCACGCGGAGCTTGCCGCGCTGTCACAGGCCGCAGAGCGACTGAACAACTGGCGCTTTGACGGATGTTCCATATATGTAACGCTGGAGCCGTGCATCATGTGTTCCGGCGCGCTTATGCAGTGCCGCGTATCGCGCGTCGTATTCGGCGCGAAAGACCCAAAGGGCGGCGGCTGCGGCTCGCTCTACTGCATACCAAAAGACAGCAGGATCTATCACAGGCCGGAGTTGTCGGCTGGGATATTAAAAGAAGAATGCGCGGCGCTGCTGAGCGATTTTTTTATCAAAAAGCGCACGGAGAGAGCATCGCGAAATTCCGAGTGA
- a CDS encoding exopolyphosphatase — protein MRLVTRSDFDGLACGALLKESGIIDNWMFSHPKDLQDGLVDVTCDDCLANVPYVPGCGLWFDHHSSESERLELNGRYKGESRTAPSCARIIYDYYGGAERFAHYDAMMAAVDKVDSGALSVDEVLHPSGWILLGFIMDPRTGLGRWRNFTISNYQLMEKLLDCCSSMDIDEIMELPDVRERIEVYFEQSGKFDAMIKKYTRTDGELIISDLRGVDPIYSGNRFYIYSLYPKQNISMWIVSGKGGKGCSCAVGYSVLNRSSSVDVGKLMLKYGGGGHKAVGTCQFTDECMDENIKLLIGEITGKK, from the coding sequence ATGAGACTTGTAACGCGTTCTGATTTTGACGGACTTGCCTGCGGGGCGCTGCTTAAAGAGAGTGGAATAATAGATAACTGGATGTTTTCACATCCAAAAGATCTTCAGGACGGACTTGTCGACGTGACCTGCGACGACTGCCTTGCCAACGTTCCGTATGTGCCGGGCTGCGGGCTTTGGTTCGACCATCATTCAAGCGAGAGCGAACGTCTTGAATTAAACGGCAGATACAAGGGCGAGAGCAGAACTGCGCCATCCTGCGCCAGAATAATTTACGACTATTACGGCGGCGCAGAACGTTTCGCCCATTACGACGCAATGATGGCGGCCGTCGACAAAGTGGACTCAGGCGCTCTTTCCGTGGACGAGGTGCTGCACCCGTCTGGATGGATACTCCTTGGTTTCATAATGGATCCGCGTACGGGATTGGGACGCTGGAGAAATTTTACTATCTCAAACTATCAGCTCATGGAAAAGCTGCTGGACTGCTGCAGCTCAATGGATATAGACGAAATAATGGAGCTGCCGGACGTCAGGGAGCGCATAGAGGTATATTTTGAACAGAGCGGCAAATTTGACGCGATGATAAAAAAATATACGAGGACTGACGGGGAGCTTATCATAAGCGACCTGCGCGGGGTGGACCCCATCTATTCGGGCAACAGATTTTACATATACAGCCTCTACCCGAAGCAGAATATATCCATGTGGATAGTGAGCGGAAAGGGCGGCAAAGGATGCAGCTGCGCGGTCGGCTATTCCGTGCTTAACAGAAGCTCTTCCGTGGACGTTGGAAAGCTTATGCTGAAATACGGCGGAGGCGGCCATAAAGCGGTAGGGACGTGCCAGTTCACAGACGAATGTATGGACGAAAATATAAAACTGCTCATCGGCGAGATCACAGGCAAAAAATAA
- a CDS encoding 2-oxoacid:acceptor oxidoreductase family protein: MSDRFEIRVAGSGGQGVILAAVILGEAAALRTEGLNSVQSQAYGPEARGGASKSEVVYDRDEIDYPKAAHPNLQVILTQKACDTYSHDTAKGATVILDDFFVTEPPKLDAEIYLLPIVKTAREKLGREIVVNMVALGTAAKVLEDKGLTQPQAVKDAILARVPKGTEELNERAFDEGYKLMADAVAARKN; this comes from the coding sequence ATGAGCGATCGTTTTGAAATTCGCGTTGCTGGATCCGGCGGACAGGGAGTCATCCTCGCCGCAGTGATCCTGGGTGAGGCCGCAGCACTCCGCACAGAGGGCCTCAATTCAGTACAGAGCCAGGCTTACGGGCCGGAAGCGCGCGGCGGCGCATCGAAGTCGGAAGTTGTCTATGACCGCGACGAAATAGACTACCCGAAGGCCGCGCACCCGAACCTCCAGGTCATCCTGACACAGAAGGCCTGCGACACATACAGCCATGACACAGCCAAGGGCGCGACAGTCATTCTTGACGACTTCTTCGTGACAGAGCCCCCGAAGCTCGACGCTGAGATATATCTTCTGCCCATCGTAAAGACGGCGCGCGAGAAGCTTGGCCGCGAGATCGTTGTCAACATGGTGGCGCTCGGAACAGCGGCAAAGGTTCTTGAGGACAAGGGTCTCACACAGCCCCAGGCTGTAAAAGACGCCATCCTCGCCCGCGTCCCGAAGGGAACTGAAGAACTCAACGAAAGAGCGTTTGACGAAGGCTACAAGCTGATGGCAGACGCGGTGGCGGCCAGAAAGAACTAA
- a CDS encoding thiamine pyrophosphate-dependent enzyme — MPREDVKKLLRTKFMPHIWCPGCGHGIIMHSILRAISDLNIPQDKVCISSGIGCSSRMPGYIDACTLHTAHGRSLAFATGVKLANPELTIVNVMGDGDGTAIGGNHFIHACRRNIGITAVLMNNNIYGMTGGQASPTTPEGAFAATAPYGSIDPTFDICKLAAGAGATFVARATVANPIMCEQILKKAIEHQKKGFALVEIISFCHTQFGRKNKRSRPTDNIKFLKEHTVLKAQADKMTPEELEGKIVVGEFVNIENAREYTDRYNDVIERAQAQA; from the coding sequence ATGCCACGCGAAGATGTAAAGAAACTCCTGCGCACTAAGTTTATGCCTCATATCTGGTGCCCCGGCTGCGGACACGGAATCATCATGCACTCCATCCTCCGCGCCATTTCAGACCTCAACATCCCACAGGATAAGGTCTGCATCTCATCAGGTATCGGCTGCTCAAGCCGTATGCCCGGCTATATCGACGCCTGCACGCTCCACACGGCGCACGGACGCTCACTCGCCTTTGCGACCGGCGTTAAGCTGGCCAACCCCGAACTGACGATCGTCAACGTCATGGGCGACGGCGACGGTACCGCTATCGGCGGAAACCACTTCATCCACGCCTGCCGCCGCAACATAGGCATCACAGCGGTCCTCATGAACAACAACATCTACGGAATGACCGGCGGACAGGCTTCGCCGACGACGCCGGAAGGCGCCTTCGCAGCCACAGCGCCCTATGGTTCGATCGACCCGACATTTGACATCTGCAAGCTGGCAGCAGGCGCAGGCGCAACATTCGTAGCGCGCGCAACGGTAGCCAACCCCATCATGTGCGAGCAGATACTCAAAAAGGCCATCGAACATCAGAAAAAGGGATTTGCGCTCGTTGAGATCATCTCCTTCTGCCACACGCAGTTTGGACGCAAAAACAAGCGCAGCCGCCCGACAGACAACATCAAGTTCCTTAAGGAGCACACAGTCCTTAAGGCTCAGGCCGACAAGATGACCCCCGAGGAGCTTGAAGGCAAGATCGTTGTTGGCGAATTTGTCAACATAGAAAACGCCCGCGAATACACTGACCGCTACAACGACGTCATTGAACGCGCACAGGCGCAGGCATAG
- a CDS encoding 2-oxoacid:acceptor oxidoreductase subunit alpha, with amino-acid sequence MAQNEFWQGNKAIAMGAIAAGCRFFGGYPITPSTEVMEVMSEELPKLGGKFVQMEDEIGGIAATLGASIAGKKAMTASSGPGISLKQELLGYGYIAEIPMVLADIQRGGPSTGLPTKVSQADVMQAKWGTHGDHATIAYAPCSIPECYSLTIKAFNMAERFRQPVLVMADEVIGHMREKITIPEAGSFEVIDRKKPTVSPEEFVPYRADADDVPPMPAFGDGYRWHVTGLTTTEWGFPTNDAPDIDLKANRIIRKVERFRDEIVEYREDFMEDAEIVVISYGSVSRSSLRAIRELREQGVKVGHFRPITLWPFPDKEIAEISKRVKHIIVPELNAGQMVLEVERAVKGNCEVHRKNLINGELYKPAEIMSFIKEVA; translated from the coding sequence ATGGCCCAGAACGAGTTTTGGCAGGGTAATAAGGCCATAGCTATGGGTGCTATCGCCGCGGGCTGCAGGTTCTTCGGCGGTTATCCTATAACTCCCTCGACTGAAGTAATGGAAGTTATGTCCGAAGAGCTCCCCAAGCTGGGCGGAAAATTCGTCCAGATGGAAGACGAGATCGGCGGAATAGCGGCGACGCTCGGCGCGTCGATAGCCGGCAAAAAGGCTATGACGGCAAGCTCAGGCCCTGGTATCTCCCTGAAACAGGAACTTCTGGGCTACGGCTACATCGCCGAGATCCCGATGGTGCTTGCCGACATCCAGCGCGGCGGCCCTTCAACGGGACTCCCGACAAAGGTCTCCCAGGCCGACGTCATGCAGGCCAAATGGGGAACCCACGGCGACCACGCAACGATCGCCTACGCTCCCTGCTCGATCCCCGAGTGCTATTCGCTCACGATCAAAGCCTTCAACATGGCGGAACGCTTCCGTCAGCCCGTTCTCGTAATGGCCGACGAAGTCATCGGACATATGCGTGAAAAAATCACTATTCCCGAAGCCGGTTCATTTGAAGTAATCGACCGCAAGAAGCCGACAGTATCGCCTGAAGAGTTCGTGCCTTACCGCGCGGACGCCGACGATGTACCGCCGATGCCTGCCTTCGGCGACGGCTATCGCTGGCATGTCACGGGCCTTACCACAACAGAGTGGGGCTTCCCGACAAACGACGCGCCCGACATCGACCTCAAGGCAAACCGCATCATCCGCAAGGTTGAGCGTTTCCGCGACGAGATAGTCGAATATAGAGAAGATTTCATGGAAGACGCTGAAATAGTCGTCATTTCCTACGGCTCAGTCTCCCGCTCATCGCTTCGCGCAATCCGCGAACTGCGCGAGCAGGGCGTGAAGGTCGGACATTTCCGTCCCATCACACTGTGGCCCTTCCCGGATAAAGAAATCGCCGAGATCTCCAAGAGAGTCAAGCACATCATCGTCCCCGAGCTCAACGCGGGCCAGATGGTGCTTGAAGTAGAAAGAGCCGTCAAGGGCAACTGCGAAGTACATCGCAAGAACCTCATCAACGGCGAACTCTACAAGCCGGCTGAGATAATGTCCTTCATCAAGGAGGTGGCGTAA
- a CDS encoding 4Fe-4S binding protein, with amino-acid sequence MAKKFNIEIVEKWCKGCGLCIAMCPKKVLELNEHVKCEAVRPEDCIGCRQCENICPDLAVTVKECE; translated from the coding sequence TTGGCGAAGAAGTTCAACATCGAAATAGTTGAGAAATGGTGCAAAGGATGTGGCCTCTGTATCGCTATGTGCCCCAAGAAGGTTCTTGAGCTTAACGAACACGTTAAGTGCGAAGCTGTTCGTCCGGAGGACTGCATTGGCTGCCGCCAGTGCGAGAATATCTGCCCGGATCTTGCAGTAACTGTTAAGGAGTGTGAATAA
- the tsaB gene encoding tRNA (adenosine(37)-N6)-threonylcarbamoyltransferase complex dimerization subunit type 1 TsaB, translated as MLTLGINCAGRWTNVGVADGGAVIAEENLELGRRQTEKLPQIVQELLSANGLKLKDLRLIAAGTGPGYYTGIRAGVAYGAALAEALGILAVPLSSLEIYAWGLRDTHQIIAPFFKASVGRLYAAVYRRADEGLYPIMAQRFVSAADFACVLKEYPDASLVSPDMAAYDFYMALPNERITKESASGGDCALMGEKFGGRAIAPKELRGTYLRAPDIGPSTNS; from the coding sequence ATGCTGACGCTTGGCATAAACTGCGCGGGCAGATGGACGAACGTCGGCGTGGCTGACGGCGGCGCCGTGATTGCGGAAGAAAACTTGGAACTGGGCAGACGGCAGACGGAAAAGCTGCCGCAAATAGTGCAGGAGCTTCTTTCGGCAAACGGCCTGAAACTCAAAGACCTGCGGCTGATAGCCGCTGGGACTGGCCCGGGATACTACACCGGCATCAGGGCCGGCGTAGCGTACGGCGCGGCATTGGCGGAGGCGCTTGGCATATTGGCCGTTCCACTTTCCTCGCTTGAGATATACGCGTGGGGACTTAGAGATACGCATCAGATAATCGCGCCATTTTTTAAGGCAAGCGTGGGACGCCTTTACGCCGCGGTCTACAGACGCGCAGACGAGGGGCTTTATCCGATCATGGCGCAGCGTTTCGTCAGCGCTGCCGATTTCGCCTGCGTTTTAAAAGAATACCCTGACGCCTCTCTCGTCTCTCCCGACATGGCGGCCTATGACTTTTATATGGCTTTGCCGAACGAAAGGATAACTAAAGAGAGTGCCTCGGGCGGAGACTGTGCGCTGATGGGGGAAAAATTCGGCGGCCGCGCTATTGCGCCCAAAGAACTGCGCGGCACATACTTACGGGCGCCAGACATCGGGCCTTCTACTAATTCTTAA
- the tsaE gene encoding tRNA (adenosine(37)-N6)-threonylcarbamoyltransferase complex ATPase subunit type 1 TsaE, which yields MKFHIHSDKTLSVATNCPEETYELGRRLGALAFPGLLVLLNGTLGVGKTKFTQGFGAALGYSRVKSPSFIIMSEYDGPLPMLHADLYRLERSSEADTLGIEEYLEDGFTALVEWAERWREPEAEEMIIIDIQKMPGFDEKREIILKAEGKKSKAALRLLSESKAGAEMGECGC from the coding sequence ATGAAATTCCATATTCACTCAGATAAAACGCTAAGCGTTGCCACAAACTGCCCAGAAGAAACCTACGAACTTGGGCGCAGACTAGGCGCTCTTGCCTTTCCTGGGCTGCTCGTACTTTTGAACGGTACGCTTGGCGTCGGTAAAACGAAGTTTACACAGGGCTTCGGAGCGGCCCTTGGGTATTCGCGCGTCAAGAGCCCCAGTTTCATTATAATGAGCGAGTATGACGGCCCGCTCCCAATGCTGCACGCCGACCTCTACAGGCTGGAACGGTCCTCCGAAGCTGATACGCTTGGAATAGAGGAGTACCTCGAAGACGGCTTCACGGCGCTCGTGGAGTGGGCGGAACGTTGGCGCGAGCCGGAGGCGGAAGAGATGATAATAATAGATATCCAAAAAATGCCCGGGTTTGATGAAAAAAGAGAAATAATTTTAAAAGCCGAAGGAAAAAAATCTAAAGCCGCGCTGCGGCTGCTTTCAGAAAGCAAAGCCGGCGCGGAAATGGGGGAGTGCGGATGCTGA